In Salmo salar chromosome ssa14, Ssal_v3.1, whole genome shotgun sequence, the sequence CCTGCTGGCCATCGCCGTGGACCGTTACGTGACCATCTTCTACGCGCTGCGCTACCACAACATCATGACCACGCGCCGGGCCGCCGCCATCATCACCAGCATCTGGACCTTGTGCACCGTGTCGGGCGTCCTCTTCATCGTCTACTCGGAGAGCACTACTGTCCTTATCTGCCTTATCATCATGTTCTTCAGCATGCTGGTGCTCATGGCCTCGCTGTACGTCCACATGTTCATGCTGGCACGCCTGCACATGAAGAGGATCGCCGTTCTGCCGGGCAACGGCCCCATCTGGCAGGCAGCCAACATGAAGGGGGCCATCACCCTCACCATCCTCTTAGGGGTGTTCATAGTGTGCTGGGCTCCTttcttcctccacctcatcctcATGATCTCCTGCCCCAGGAACCCCTACTGCGTGTGCTTCATGACCCACTTTAACATGTATCTCATCCTcatcatgtgtaactctgtcatTGACCCGCTGATCTACGCCTTTAGGAGCCAGGAGATGAGGAAAACCTTCAAGGATATCTTCTGCTGTTGGTATGGTctcgcctctctgtgtgtctctctgtgtgaaaTTCCCAGCAGATACTGAATCTTATGGGGATACTGCATGTGAACTGTTTAGGGAGAATGTGAAcagtttcttcc encodes:
- the LOC106569291 gene encoding melanocortin receptor 4, coding for MNATHQHHHGSFHLWNHSSGAPPLSHQQHQAGAERHHGSSGCYEQLLISTEVFLTLGIVSLLENILVIAAIIKNKNLHSPMYFFICSLAMADMLVSVSNATETIVMATITDGNLGIGGGVIKSMDNVFDSMICSSLLASIWSLLAIAVDRYVTIFYALRYHNIMTTRRAAAIITSIWTLCTVSGVLFIVYSESTTVLICLIIMFFSMLVLMASLYVHMFMLARLHMKRIAVLPGNGPIWQAANMKGAITLTILLGVFIVCWAPFFLHLILMISCPRNPYCVCFMTHFNMYLILIMCNSVIDPLIYAFRSQEMRKTFKDIFCCCPYAGTICKFNFPLCFINTLMSFI